In Melospiza melodia melodia isolate bMelMel2 chromosome 5, bMelMel2.pri, whole genome shotgun sequence, the DNA window ACTGAAGGTTTTTTCCCAAACTGCTGACTCAGACAGAGTGTACCTTCAAAAGCACAGACTCTACATGCTTTGCATAATTGGAAGTAGATTTCTGAAGTCATTGTTTATATAGCTTTATATGACAAATGAGATTTGCATATTAATTTAAAGTTAAAAATTATTCTGTCTCTTCAAGAGAAATACTTCCACATTCAGTAAttataaaagcagaaaaaaaaccaaggacAGGCTTGAAGCTGGGACAGACCTCTACATCATGCCAGCAGTTTATTGAAACAAACATAGGTTTTCATTTCTAGTAATGATTTATCCTGTAAAATAGAAGAATTCATTTGCTTTTTCAATAACACTGTATCTATTTGTATGAAAGCAAGTTCATTGCTTTACAAAGAAGAGAGGATGCATAACAAAATGACCTAAATCAAGTACTACCAGTGCAAGATGGTAATGtggctttctttcctttttgaatACAAAAGAAAATAAGGATGGGGATTTTTTtacttgtttctttttattttagtgTTTTGTTTATATATAGAACTGCTCTTGGGAACTGATATTGTCAGCAGTTACTATGTGTGCTAAGGCAAATGAGTTACTATGAGTCAAATGTATATTTAAGAAAATAGAAACTCTTTTGAAATGGAATTGTTCATTTGGGGAAAGTTCATTAGATAGTTTCCTATATTCAGATTCCAGATAGATTTCTCTGTCTAATAAATTTCACTAAGTTTCAGTTATTTACCTTAGAGACACATCAGTAAAACCAGTATAGTTGGATACTCTGTGATTTTAGCATGATTTGTGGCCTTTAGACTCTTAAGTGAAATTTTCCAAGGTGCTCATTTTGAGGCCAACACTGTGCCTTCAGTCAGTACTGAATGCCAATTGTGTTCACTGGGAGCATAATGAGGCCAATAGAGAGCACTTTTGTAACCCCCGCCCCCGCCTCTGTCCAGAAACTGAAATCACTGCTTCAGAAAGGCCTCATTGTGGGTGATTAGTTGAAGGAAAATACTGAGGGAGAATGTGCAAAAAGTACACAGGCAAAGTGCTTAATATCATATAAGGAATGGAAAAGTCCTAACTTCATTTGAATCTCAAAGGAACATTAACCATAATTATGTTACTAGCATGTACTCCTATTTACGAATCTGCTCTAAAAATAACAACACTGCAATTACTTGATCAAGCATTAAATACCCTCTTTTAAGAATAATTTTCCATGCTATGTTTTAGCTCAGAGAGCAGTAGCTTAAGAAAAGTGAATGGTCTGAGATGTTTTGCTGTAtgtgctgctgtgtttggggAAAAACTGTGTATATCAAAGATTCCAGCACTAGATCCAAAAACCCGTCCTGGAATTGTTCTTTCTTACACCATGTTTCACAGTTCATCTAAGACCATGCATGTGATAGAGTTGCAGCACCAAACTGGTAGTGACCGCTTTTAATGTGCTGCGCCTCAGTTTTTCCTGTTGATTTTgcaaatggttaaaaaaaaaaaaaggaaaaaatctgttGAACTTTGGCATAAAACTGTAGCTGCTACTGTAGCTAAACTGCTGCTAAGTGTCTAGGTGATAAAAGCTTCCTCCTACGCCTGTCACTCTGAACAACACCATTGTCAGGAAAATGTATGCATCTTTTTCCAGTAAGGATAAGGACTGTGATAACATTAGCATTTAGACAAGACACTGTGCTGATGATTGTGAAATGCATTAATGGATGTGTCACTATTTTAAAAGAGCATATCTAATGGACTGTTTATATATGCCGTCTCACTGTACTTATTTATTTTATAGGATATTTTAAGCATAAAATTGCACAGAGCAAAGTAGAACTCTCCTGTGACCTGCTCACCTCAAGGACTCAAGAGAATCAGTTCCCAGCCAGTCGGGTACACCACTGAAGGAAAATGGACATACTGAACAGCCGCCACTCTTTGTACTTTCTGCCCACCACACGCCTTGTCATCTTATTAGCAGCTCTGAGCACTGCAGAGGATGTGAGTAACAGCACTTTGAACCGCACCGACACACCCGGGGCCGCGCCGCTGGTCAGCTCCCGCATCGACCACATCATCGTCAGGGAGGGCAGCAGTGCCTTGATCGACTGCAATGTccagggcactcccagcccacgcTACAGATGGTACAATTCCAATGGCCGCCTGCTCCAAGAGGAGGAGAATAAAGGTAGGATCTTAGGAATAGCACTGATGGAGCCTGTCCAGAGACACTTCTGATTTCAGCAAGTTGACAAATAACCTGGATTTAATGGCCTGGCTGTGGTATTTTCCTGTGTGAAAATAAATGAAAGCTTGGTGGCAGTTATACATTTTTTATGCACACCTTGGAAGAAAACAGTAACTTTTTATGTGTTATTTATAGCAACACATAGCAAGAAGCTGAAGCAATTAACAGAAATTGTAGACAGGCCTCTTTTCATTGGAAGACTTCATGTTTGTTCTGTTTCTCATTCTGTCCTCCTTTGTTCTTCTCTGGCACCAAAAAAAGATTCAAAAGCTGTTTCCCAACTCAAAGGAGGATTCTCATGACATATTAGTTTGTTGGCGTGAACTCAACACAGCTAACTCCCTGGTATGCCTGCTGTCTTTTATGTGCAGTGCCATGGTAGTGTGAGAAACAGGAGATGCCCTGAACAACCAACTGCAAAACTTATATAGGGCAGCAGTCAGAAGGACGGGGCAAATTTGAGCCTTCCTGGCTTTAGTAAAGACTCTTCAGTGGCGTTTGCTAGAGACCATAATTACACACAAGCTTGTTTTCCTTAAATGGAAGGTTTGGGTGATAATCCTAGTTATACTTCTAGTTATGCTTCTAGTGTTTGAGGGGAGTGTGGGTATATAAAAGGTGTTTTTCTCATGTAATCCTTCCATAGTGACTGCTTTGTTCACAGCATGATGAAATAAACTCTTAGTTGTTAAGATAGAGTGCCTAACTAATGGCTGACCTGCCAGCGAACTCTGCTGTGACAGGAGTAACAATCGACCCAGCTTGATGTGAAAGAGCAGTGTGTATCTGTAAGAGCTTACTGCATAACTGGTTATGTTTTACAGTGCAGCGTGTTATCCTTTTCTGAGTTAAGCTAGAGAAAGGAACTACTTGAGCTACTAAGCAGACTTTTGAACATGATTTGTGTGGTTGTGGCAACATACAGTGATTAGTGTGCTGGAGTGTTTTGCTAAGGTTCACTAATAGAAAATTTCCCCTTTACTAAGGCATCTAAATTTAGGTCTTTGTGTAGTCAGCTGAGAGAGGTAGCTAAACCAAACATTTAGGCAGATGAGCAAAAACTTTGAACAAATCAGTAAAAAGTACAGATGTAGTATTAAGACAACTTCACTTTAACTTAGAATTTCAACAGTGCAATACCTCCTTTAAGAGACTGTCTTTCTGTAAGAAATGTTTCCTAGCTTGAGAGCTTTCTTTGTGGTGTTAAGCATGGCATTGAATTGTTATCAAAACCCAGCAATGATACCTTTTTGAATCATTGTTTTCTTATGTGGGTCAATATGTCTGTCAGGATCCACTGGCATAGACCCAGTCACTGAGTTCAATGCCATTATGTCATTTATAACAGCTGGAGCCAGGATCCATCACAAGGCATCTTGTTATTTCACAATTAATTGAAATCTACTTTGCAAAAAAGGACCAGCATTCAAATTCAAAGAAATACTGAGCAGCAAATACTCTGCATTTTTTGTTGTACTGGAGGTGGAGGAAGAAGTGTCATCTGTTACAGATTCTAATATTTCCTCTGTAAATGAGTATTCCTCTGAATTTGCCTAAATTTAGCAGATTGGGGTATTTTTTTATGTGAAGGTCTGATTTAGACCAAGCTTTTATTTAGTCTTCATTTTTAAATTTCAGGCAAAATGATTCAGCTCTTTTCAAGAAATATgctaggataaaaaaaaaatattgtttcatTTAAGTTAAAACTTCTAAGAGGATAAAAAGACGTAATTAAGAGCTGTCTGTACACATGAACGGAGGCAGGGATCTTTTGGGATTACTTTATACGTAGGCTTCTACTGGAGATAATGTGAAACAATTTGGGTAAGCCATGTTTAACTAGAAATCTTTGAGGAACTAAAAATCTTAATTCATTACCAATTAATTAAGTGGCAAATACAGTAACTGGGTTAATCCTGAATCACTTTAGCAGTGACAGGAGCGATGAGTTATTTGAAACAGGTTGTTTCAAATGCAGTTTCATACCTAAACTGTTCTGCTGTGCCAGGTTCAAAGAATATCAAGTGTGCATGTAGATGAAATGTATATTTCCATGCAGCAGACCAAGTTATCAATTATATTACATGGATAGAAATTACTTTTAAAGGTAAAAGAAGTTCTGTTGTGGTGTGTACCAACAAGGCATTCCCTGTCACCACTCTTctcctttccatctattttacTCCTCCTATCCTACTTCCACCTCTTTAAAATTATACTTAAAAATCAGTTTCTCAGCACCTCAGAGGGTAGGCAGTGTAGTGTATGATGTCTAACATCTTAGGGGTTTTAAAGTTTGCATTAACAGAATTATATGAGATACTgtaacaaaacaccaaaaataaCGCAATTGTAAGCAAATGCATTGTCAGGAAACAAAACAAGGAGGGTTTAAGTAGGTTTTTCTGCCTCACAATCCCATTGATCCTTGTTGAAGGATCCAACTCCTTCAATTCACTTCTTTGAGGAAGTGTGACCTGTGTTTGGGAGGCTCTCTGGAGTAGTCCTATCTTTGTAGCCTAACTGACCACAAGATTGAGAGAGATGCATATTAGCATTTTCTGAGACCCTTTTAGGGCATGCTCTGACTATCCAAAGTTGATGTCAGGGATTTGACAGTAGTAGTAAGGCAGCTAAGATTGCAGGCCTTTATAAAGGTAAATTATTTGTCTTCCTGTGAACATAATTTCCTTCTTCCAAAACCTGAAGCAAGTTTGATAAAGCTGATATTTAAGACTATGCTGATCATATGACAAAATACTTCTAAGTTACTCTGTTTCCTCTCCAACAGGAAAATGGTGGTTTCTTGACAACGGGCTACTAAACATTACCCGCGTGTCATTTGAAGACAGAGGTAAATACACGTGTGTGGCATCTAACACGTATGGCAGCGTTAACAATACTGTGACACTGAGGGTTGTTTTTACCTCTGGAGATATGGGAATCTATTACATGATTGTCTGCCTTGTCGCTTTTACCATTGTTATGATACTGAACATTACTCGGTTATGTATGATGAGCAGTCATCTGAAGAAAACCGAGAAAGCAATCAATGAATTCTTCCGAACAGAAGGGGCAGAGAAACTTCAGAAGGCCTTTGAGATTGCAAAGCGTATCCCAATTATCACATCAGCCAAAACGCTTGAGCTTGCCAAAGTAACCCAGTTCAAGACCATGGAGTTTGCCCGCTATATTGAAGAGCTTGCTCGGAGCGTACCTTTGCCACCTCTCATCATGAACTGCAGGACTATAATGGAAGAAATTATGGAGGTTGTCGGTCTGGAGGAGCAAGGACAGAATTTTGTACGGCAGGCGGCGGAAGGCCAGGAGACCACCGAAACAGAGGAGCTTTACATGATCCCAAACGCTTT includes these proteins:
- the MFAP3L gene encoding microfibrillar-associated protein 3-like; its protein translation is MDILNSRHSLYFLPTTRLVILLAALSTAEDVSNSTLNRTDTPGAAPLVSSRIDHIIVREGSSALIDCNVQGTPSPRYRWYNSNGRLLQEEENKGKWWFLDNGLLNITRVSFEDRGKYTCVASNTYGSVNNTVTLRVVFTSGDMGIYYMIVCLVAFTIVMILNITRLCMMSSHLKKTEKAINEFFRTEGAEKLQKAFEIAKRIPIITSAKTLELAKVTQFKTMEFARYIEELARSVPLPPLIMNCRTIMEEIMEVVGLEEQGQNFVRQAAEGQETTETEELYMIPNALARSESPTGDSDASSLHEPPQQIAIKVSVHPLSKKDCMDGQSQESMQLDTKEEDTPQTPALPAEPPPEPSAELSSDDTALANDKNTCVIYESHV